One Solea senegalensis isolate Sse05_10M linkage group LG13, IFAPA_SoseM_1, whole genome shotgun sequence DNA segment encodes these proteins:
- the capns1a gene encoding calpain small subunit 1a, whose protein sequence is MFLAKKLLGGLIDVVSNNIDQFVPSDPPPPRRPLAFAEQHESDEEKQFRRVFQQLAGDDMEVSPAELMNILNRIISKHGDLKTDGFSIESCRSMVAVMDSDSTGKLGFHEFKHIWNNIKKWQGVYKSYDTDGSGVIGADELPNAFRAAGFPLNDQLFNMIIRRYSDEEGNMDFDNYIGCLVRLDAMCRAFKTLDKDNNGTIKVNVQEWLQLTMYS, encoded by the exons ATGTTTTTGGCCAAAAAGTTACTCGGTGGCCTCATTGATGTTGTAAG CAACAACATTGACCAGTTTGTGCCATCTGACCCT CCTCCACCACGTAGGCCACTTGCATTTGCAGAGCAGCATGAGAGTGATGAGGAGAAACAGTTCCGCAGAGTCTTCCAGCAACTTGCTGGAGAT GACATGGAGGTGAGCCCAGCTGAACTGATGAACATCCTGAATAGAATCATTTCAAAGC ATGGTGATCTAAAGACGGATGGCTTCAGCATTGAGTCTTGCAGAAGCATGGTGGCAGTCATGGAT AGTGACAGTACTGGCAAACTGGGCTTCCATGAGTTCAAACACATCTGGAACAATATAAAGAAATGGCAG gGTGTGTACAAGTCCTATGACACCGATGGCtctggtgtcattggtgcaGATGAGTTGCCCAACGCTTTCAGAGCTGCTG GCTTCCCTCTCAATGACCAGCTGTTCAACATGATAATTCGCAGATACAGTGATGAGGAAGGCAACATGGATTTCGATAACTACATTGGCTGCCTTGTGAGGCTGGATGCCATGTGCC GTGCCTTCAAAACCCTGGATAAGGATAACAATGGGACCATTAAAGTCAATGTTCAGGAG TGGCTTCAGTTGACCATGTACTCTTGA